One part of the Dunckerocampus dactyliophorus isolate RoL2022-P2 chromosome 11, RoL_Ddac_1.1, whole genome shotgun sequence genome encodes these proteins:
- the pcdh11 gene encoding protocadherin-11 X-linked isoform X3 gives MNLASQTYVLVVFLTSAAFICRAQERDYTVKEEQPENVRIGNLRRDLDLNLDPNTRLSSPLQFKPVYKTGDVPLVRVEANTGEIFTTNHRIDREKLCSGVFAEKRCYYEIEVAVLPDEIFRLVKIRFLIEDVNDNAPLFQSTVINISIPENTAINTRYPVPSAFDPDVGINGIQHYELVKSVGEFGLDIIETPEGDKWPQLIVQQNLDREQKDTFVMKIKVEDGGNPPKSSTAILQVTISDVNDNRPVFKNSELEVTVPENAPTGTSVVQLHATDADLGSNAQIHFAFSNQISASTKRHFSIDSTTGLITVKQPLDRELTPVHKLIVLASDGSSTPSRATVTVNVTDVNDNVPSIDTRYIINLVNGTVLLSENAPLNTKIALITVTDRDADLYGKVTCYTDHDVPFRLKPVFNDQFLLETAAPLDYEMTREYAIRIVASDRGTPPLNTSAMVLIKIKDENDNAPIFPQPEIQLSIPENNDPSSQLIKISATDADSGHNAEIIYTLGPDAPDGFNIDRRSGILSVGKRLDREKQERYSFTVIGRDNGSSSLQSNVTVRLIVQDLNDNSPAFTHPEYNFYVPENLPLFGTVGLITVTDADAGDNAIVTLSILNGKDHFIIDPQTGVIKPNITFDREQQSSYTFMVKAVDGGDPPSSSYAKVTINVVDVNDNRPVFVVPSSNYSYDLVRTTTTPGAVVTRVFAIDNDTGMNAELQYSITSSIIITSRVSPRGLFSIDKTTGNITLQEKIVAADQGLHRLVVKVRDLGQPESLQAIALIHLFVNDTVSNATFIQEQLRKSMETPLDRNIGDSEVTPQANGYVIVVIAIIAGTMTVILVIFVTALVRCRQTPRHKVVQKSKQSGEWVSPNQENRQIKKKKKRKKRSPKSLLLNFVTIDESKPDDPTHEHVNGTLDLPVELEEQTMGKYNWATTPTTFKPDSPDLAKHYKSASPQPTFQIKPETPVAPKKHHVIQELPLDNTFVVGCDSLSKCSSTSSDPYSVSECGCQGGFKSPGQITTRQETALKPPHYGTLCGTGTARSHRIKINL, from the exons ATGAACTTAGCAAGTCAGACTTATGTGCTGGTGGTCTTTCTCACCTCTGCGGCCTTCATATGCCGGGCCCAGGAGAGAGACTACACAGTGAAGGAGGAGCAGCCGGAGAATGTCCGCATCGGGAACCTGCGCAGGGACCTGGACCTAAATCTGGACCCCAACACCCGGCTATCCTCACCCTTGCAGTTCAAGCCTGTGTACAAGACAGGCGACGTGCCTTTGGTGAGGGTGGAGGCCAATACCGGAGAGATCTTTACCACCAATCACCGCATCGACAGGGAGAAGCTGTGCTCGGGGGTCTTTGCAGAGAAACGCTGCTACTACGAGATCGAGGTGGCTGTGTTGCCTGATGAGATCTTCCGACTGGTCAAGATCCGTTTCCTGATTGAGGACGTCAATGACAACGCGCCCCTTTTCCAATCCACGGTCATAAACATCTCCATCCCGGAGAACACGGCCATCAACACCCGATACCCGGTGCCCTCTGCCTTTGACCCTGATGTCGGGATCAATGGGATACAACATTACGAGCTGGTCAAG aGTGTTGGAGAATTTGGCTTAGACATCATTGAGACGCCCGAGGGTGACAAGTGGCCGCAGCTGATCGTTCAGCAGAATCTGGATCGTGAGCAGAAGGACACCTTTGTCATGAAGATAAAAGTGGAGGATGGTGGCAACCCTCCCAAGTCTAGCACTGCCATCCTTCAAGTCACCATCTCTGACGTCAATGACAATCGCCCCGTCTTCAAGAATAGCGAACTGGAGGTCACGGTACCGGAGAACGCCCCCACAGGGACATCGGTTGTTCAGCTTCACGCGACAGACGCAGACCTCGGATCCAATGCCCAGATTCACTTCGCCTTCAGTAACCAGATTTCTGCTTCGActaaacgacacttttccattgATAGCACGACGGGATTGATCACTGTGAAGCAGCCACTGGACAGGGAGTTAACTCCTGTTCACAAACTCATTGTTCTGGCCAGTGACGGCAGCTCGACACCCTCCAGAGCCACAGTGACTGTCAACGTTACCGATGTTAATGACAATGTTCCCTCCATTGACACTCGCTACATCATCAACCTGGTGAACGGGACTGTTCTGTTGTCTGAGAATGCCCCCCTCAATACCAAAATAGCCCTCATCACAGTTACAGACAGAGATGCAGATCTCTACGGCAAAGTCACTTGCTACACTGACCATGATGTTCCATTTCGGTTGAAGCCTGTCTTTAATGATCAGTTTTTACTGGAGACAGCTGCTCCACTCGATTATGAGATGACTCGAGAATATGCAATTAGGATAGTGGCTTCGGATAGGGGGACGCCTCCTTTGAACACTTCAGCTATGGTTTTAATTAAAATCAAGGATGAGAACGACAATGCGCCCATCTTCCCCCAGCCAGAAATCCAACTTTCCATACCAGAGAATAATGACCCGTCATCACAGTTAATAAAAATCAGTGCCACTGATGCAGACAGCGGACATAATGCTGAAATTATTTATACCCTTGGCCCTGATGCACCCGATGGGTTTAACATAGACAGACGGTCAGGAATTCTTTCAGTTGGCAAAAGACTGGACAGAGAGAAGCAGGAAAGGTATTCATTCACTGTCATAGGCAGGGACAATGGTTCCTCGTCCCTGCAGAGCAATGTCACAGTCAGGCTAATCGTTCAGGACCTTAATGACAACAGCCCGGCTTTCACACACCCTGAATACAACTTCTATGTGCCTGAAAATCTTCCACTGTTTGGAACTGTGGGCTTAATCACAGTGACGGACGCAGATGCAGGAGATAATGCCATTGTGACCCTCTCCATTTTGAACGGGAAAGACCATTTCATCATCGACCCTCAAACCGGTGTAATCAAGCCCAATATCACCTTTGATCGGGAGCAGCAGAGCTCCTACACATTTATGGTGAAAGCAGTGGATGGAGGGGACCCCCCTAGCTCCTCCTACGCCAAGGTCACTATAAATGTGGTCGATGTAAACGACAATCGCCCTGTGTTCGTTGTTCCCTCGTCCAATTACTCATATGACCTCGTGcggaccaccaccacccccgGTGCTGTTGTTACAAGGGTGTTTGCTATTGACAATGACACAGGTATGAATGCTGAGCTACAGTATAGCATTACcagcagcatcatcatcacatcTAGGGTCTCCCCTCGAGGCCTTTTCTCAATTGACAAAACAACAGGTAACATAACACTGCAGGAGAAAATAGTGGCGGCGGATCAAGGGCTGCATAGGCTGGTTGTCAAAGTCAGAGATCTTGGCCAGCCTGAATCATTACAAGCAATTGCACTTATTCACTTATTTGTCAATGACACTGTGTCAAATGCCACTTTTATCCAAGAACAGCTGAGGAAAAGCATGGAGACGCCACTGGACCGGAACATAGGGGACAGTGAGGTAACACCTCAAGCTAACGGATATGTGATTGTTGTCATTGCGATCATAGCCGGGACCATGACTGTCATCTTGGTGATATTTGTGACTGCCTTGGTGCGCTGCCGACAGACTCCCAGACACAAAGTGGTACAGAAGAGCAAGCAGAGCGGCGAGTGGGTGTCGCCCAACCAAGAGAACCGTCAgatcaagaagaagaagaagagaaagaagcgCTCCCCTAAGAGCCTCCTCCTGAACTTTGTGACCATAGATGAATCTAAGCCTGACGACCCCACCCATGAGCATGTTAATGGTACTCTGGATCTCCCCGTGGAGCTAGAGGAGCAAACCATGGGGAAGTACAACTGGGCCACCACGCCCACCACCTTCAAACCTGACAGCCCAGACTTAGCCAAGCATTACAAGTCTGCATCCCCTCAGCCTACATTTCAAATCAAACCGGAGACTCCGGTGGCCCCAAAGAAGCATCACGTGATCCAGGAGCTCCCTTTGGACAACACATTTGTGGTGGGCTGCGACTCGCTTTCCAAGTGCTCATCGACGAGCTCCGACCCGTACAGTGTCTCAGAGTGCGGCTGTCAGGGGGGATTCAAGAGTCCGGGGCAAATCACCACCCGACAG GAGACGGCACTGAAACCACCACACTATGGCACACTCTGTGGCACAGGTACAGCCCGCTCCCACAGGATTAAAATCAATCTCTAG